Proteins from a genomic interval of Candidatus Fokinia cryptica:
- a CDS encoding UDP-N-acetylglucosamine 1-carboxyvinyltransferase encodes MTTKIRYKICGGTPIIGNIECLGAKNLATKVMLASMLGSTESTLWNMPCIGDVEITRKMIEMTGADVRFERDNYHSGRVVINPSSISKAMIALPDSATNRIPILLLSVLLQLFDEVEVPTITGDEIGKRKVDFHVEAIRMFNGEVEVSNNCFRARKNHRLSGTHFTLPYPSVGATETCLFLAVLADGMSVIKNIAMEPEIMHLISMLRCMGAVIFINPNRELIVHGVKQLRGVNFHVVGDRIEAASWALLACTVGGSDITLRGINPELLGIFLSYLNIAGGKFEILSENSIRFYSELGSVISPLVLETDVYPGFSTDWQQPFTVMLTQANGTSVVHETVYENRLGYTDMLNQLGADISVFHSCLGSLNCRYKGYYHPHSAIIRGKTELYALKEPIIIPDIRAGLAYLIAAVLAKGDTVLDDADKLERGYGNIPERLKETTLEITRECW; translated from the coding sequence ATGACAACGAAAATAAGATATAAGATATGTGGTGGTACACCTATTATTGGCAATATAGAATGCTTGGGAGCTAAAAATCTTGCTACAAAAGTTATGCTAGCGTCAATGCTTGGCAGTACTGAGAGTACATTATGGAACATGCCTTGTATTGGAGATGTAGAGATTACAAGAAAGATGATAGAAATGACAGGAGCTGATGTAAGATTTGAGAGAGATAATTACCATTCTGGGAGAGTGGTTATTAATCCTAGCTCTATATCTAAAGCTATGATAGCTCTACCTGATTCTGCTACTAATAGGATTCCTATATTACTGTTAAGTGTATTATTGCAGTTATTTGATGAGGTAGAGGTTCCTACTATTACCGGAGATGAAATTGGTAAAAGGAAAGTAGATTTTCATGTTGAAGCTATTAGGATGTTTAATGGAGAAGTGGAAGTAAGTAATAACTGTTTTCGTGCTCGTAAAAATCATAGGTTATCTGGTACTCATTTTACTCTTCCGTATCCTTCAGTAGGAGCTACCGAGACGTGCTTATTTTTAGCTGTATTGGCAGATGGAATGAGTGTAATTAAGAATATAGCTATGGAGCCTGAAATTATGCATTTGATTTCTATGCTAAGGTGTATGGGAGCTGTAATCTTTATTAATCCAAATCGAGAATTAATCGTGCATGGCGTGAAGCAGCTAAGGGGGGTAAATTTTCATGTTGTAGGAGATAGGATAGAAGCGGCGTCGTGGGCATTGCTTGCATGTACTGTAGGAGGTAGTGATATTACATTACGTGGAATTAATCCTGAACTTCTGGGAATTTTCCTATCATATTTAAATATTGCTGGTGGTAAATTTGAAATCCTTTCAGAGAATTCTATAAGATTTTATAGTGAACTTGGGAGTGTAATATCGCCACTTGTACTTGAAACAGATGTATATCCCGGATTCTCAACTGACTGGCAACAACCCTTTACTGTGATGTTAACTCAAGCAAATGGTACGTCTGTGGTACACGAAACGGTGTATGAGAATAGGTTGGGATATACTGATATGCTAAATCAGCTAGGAGCTGATATTTCAGTATTTCATTCATGTTTAGGAAGTTTAAACTGTCGTTATAAAGGGTATTACCATCCACATAGTGCAATAATAAGAGGCAAAACAGAATTATATGCATTGAAAGAGCCTATCATTATTCCTGATATTAGGGCTGGACTTGCGTATCTTATTGCTGCAGTTCTTGCTAAAGGTGATACCGTACTGGACGATGCAGATAAATTAGAGAGAGGATACGGCAACATACCTGAGAGACTAAAAGAAACCACATTAGAAATCACAAGAGAGTGCTGGTAG
- a CDS encoding RNase A-like domain-containing protein translates to MKKLMYALLTLIVFITNVGLAEERKEVAVCEEKLVKYTIKFDIIENDNVFFSHTYSEHIGKSDVWLKSKMYYRNMNFASTYFNKEIANDTIRKALRDNKGKICMWLDSLNKMSKSDNRRKKALLLVTTDVNKEIGFGIQNDGKKINLKRANIVLKATSHEDVGIGLYVFTSYPAKSRKYEKKQR, encoded by the coding sequence ATGAAAAAACTGATGTATGCATTGCTGACATTAATAGTATTTATAACTAATGTAGGATTGGCGGAAGAGAGGAAAGAGGTGGCTGTGTGTGAAGAAAAGTTAGTAAAGTATACTATAAAATTTGATATAATTGAGAATGATAATGTGTTTTTTTCTCACACATATTCGGAGCATATTGGTAAAAGTGATGTATGGTTAAAGAGCAAGATGTATTATAGGAATATGAATTTCGCATCAACATACTTTAACAAGGAAATTGCTAACGATACTATTAGAAAAGCACTTAGAGATAATAAAGGAAAAATATGTATGTGGTTAGATAGTCTAAATAAAATGAGTAAATCTGACAACAGAAGAAAAAAAGCATTGTTACTTGTTACAACTGATGTAAATAAAGAAATAGGATTCGGTATACAGAATGACGGTAAAAAAATAAATTTAAAGCGTGCCAATATTGTGTTAAAAGCTACTTCACATGAAGATGTAGGTATTGGATTATATGTTTTTACCTCTTATCCTGCTAAAAGTCGTAAATATGAAAAAAAACAACGATGA
- the rnpA gene encoding ribonuclease P protein component, translating into MKFRIAKIHTSTPSLESFRFASVRDSEYSVKSVLQSAKRFVTSNFIMFVDIRSSTTNNKYYFGTVTSRRVGGAITRNYAKRLVREIARKHAKFQKLVDKTIYVILILRKEIAVSDITTLYHDYFRTFDVLVRRCIKDTMCNDCIKK; encoded by the coding sequence ATGAAATTTAGAATAGCCAAAATACATACGAGTACGCCATCACTGGAGTCGTTTCGTTTTGCATCTGTTAGAGATTCGGAATATTCCGTAAAATCCGTGCTACAGAGTGCTAAGAGGTTTGTCACATCAAACTTTATAATGTTTGTAGATATTAGAAGTTCTACTACTAATAATAAGTATTATTTTGGTACAGTTACGAGTAGACGTGTTGGAGGCGCAATAACTCGTAATTATGCCAAGAGATTAGTTAGGGAAATTGCGAGAAAGCATGCAAAGTTCCAGAAATTAGTTGATAAGACCATCTATGTAATACTAATTCTACGCAAGGAGATTGCTGTTTCCGATATCACTACTTTATATCATGATTATTTTCGTACATTTGATGTGCTTGTACGTAGATGTATTAAGGATACGATGTGTAATGATTGCATCAAAAAGTAG
- the pdhA gene encoding pyruvate dehydrogenase (acetyl-transferring) E1 component subunit alpha encodes MHKRCSESLDVMSKLSFPRNVNEGVAQLVAAFSYTGGDDVTSKSCDVERLLLFYEKALLLRRFEEKAGQMYGIGAIGGFCHLYIGQEAVAVGLSESMVQGDAIITSYRDHGMMLAVGSEPNAIMAELLGKATGCSAGKGGSMHMFDIKRGFYGGHGIVGAQVSVGTGIAMSMKYQKKNAVCFVVMGDGAVNQGQVYEAFNMAKLWNIPVVYIIENNEYGMGTSVNRASSTPSTMYARGMSFNIPGFVVNGMDVEEVYHRMSEARDYVISGSGPVIVECKTYRYRGHSMSDPAKYRTKEEVEEYKSIDPIVTLRNKIVVMSKEREKDLMIIDEKVKSIVHTAVKFAEDSGLPDGSTLCDDVYAV; translated from the coding sequence ATGCATAAGCGATGCTCGGAGAGCTTAGATGTGATGTCAAAGCTTTCTTTTCCAAGAAATGTCAATGAAGGAGTGGCTCAACTTGTTGCAGCATTCTCCTATACTGGTGGTGATGACGTAACATCAAAATCATGCGATGTAGAAAGATTGTTGCTTTTTTATGAAAAAGCTCTCTTGCTAAGAAGGTTTGAGGAAAAAGCTGGACAGATGTATGGTATCGGTGCAATAGGTGGTTTCTGTCATTTATATATAGGGCAGGAAGCAGTAGCGGTTGGGCTCTCTGAATCTATGGTACAGGGAGATGCTATCATAACGAGCTATAGAGATCACGGTATGATGCTTGCTGTTGGAAGCGAACCAAATGCTATTATGGCTGAGCTTTTGGGTAAAGCTACTGGATGTTCTGCTGGAAAGGGTGGATCAATGCATATGTTTGATATAAAGAGAGGATTTTATGGTGGACATGGTATAGTGGGTGCTCAGGTATCGGTTGGGACAGGAATAGCAATGTCTATGAAATATCAGAAAAAAAATGCGGTATGTTTCGTAGTAATGGGAGATGGAGCGGTAAATCAGGGGCAGGTATACGAAGCATTTAATATGGCGAAATTATGGAATATACCAGTAGTCTACATAATAGAAAATAATGAATATGGAATGGGGACATCGGTGAACAGAGCTTCTAGCACTCCAAGTACAATGTATGCTCGAGGTATGTCTTTCAATATTCCAGGTTTCGTTGTTAATGGTATGGATGTAGAAGAGGTGTATCATAGAATGTCTGAAGCTCGAGATTACGTAATATCTGGTAGTGGACCAGTAATAGTAGAATGTAAGACCTATAGATATAGAGGGCATTCGATGTCAGATCCGGCGAAGTATAGAACAAAGGAAGAAGTAGAGGAATATAAAAGTATTGATCCAATAGTTACACTTAGAAATAAAATTGTTGTTATGTCGAAGGAGCGAGAAAAAGATCTCATGATAATTGACGAAAAAGTCAAATCAATTGTACATACCGCTGTAAAGTTTGCCGAAGATTCAGGACTTCCAGATGGAAGTACTCTTTGTGATGACGTATATGCAGTATAG
- the rpsP gene encoding 30S ribosomal protein S16, translating into MSLKIRLARTRGKPFRIVAADIRAPRDGKFKHNLGYYNPVLDCDASEKFKIDIEKAKFLISQGAQVSKRVAKLISLCTEKNIIKR; encoded by the coding sequence ATGTCTTTAAAGATTAGATTAGCACGTACTAGGGGGAAGCCATTTCGTATCGTTGCGGCTGACATAAGAGCGCCGAGAGATGGTAAATTCAAACACAATCTTGGTTATTATAACCCAGTACTAGATTGTGATGCGTCGGAAAAATTCAAAATAGATATTGAGAAAGCGAAATTTTTGATTTCGCAGGGAGCTCAGGTATCCAAAAGAGTAGCCAAACTCATATCTTTGTGTACAGAGAAGAATATTATAAAAAGGTAA
- the rlmN gene encoding 23S rRNA (adenine(2503)-C(2))-methyltransferase RlmN — MKQNLLSYSKKEIATHFTVNDIEKEFRATQVFSWLYDRGITSFDMMHNIPIALREYLVKNFEIVIPKCHKESISSDGTIKWLLSTEENDLRFHIETVYIPERERGTLCVSSQVGCPIKCTFCHTGTQKFAKNLTTGEIIGQLLFAYQRLETLRIKQTFTSNISNIVFMGMGEPLLNYNNVVKAITIIISAKIFNITSKRITVSTSGIVPKIKALGNDVKVKLAISLHAVKDEIRNHLVPLNKKYPISILLEACREYYQTTREKITFEYIMLEGVNDSDDDAYAMIKVVQNVSCKINLIPFNKWDGSNYNSSTSERIQRFQQILKNAGYITTIRKNRGQDIMAACGQLKSNCNTSC, encoded by the coding sequence ATGAAACAAAATCTTTTAAGTTACTCTAAAAAAGAAATTGCCACTCATTTCACGGTAAACGACATTGAAAAAGAATTCAGAGCAACTCAAGTATTTTCATGGCTATATGATAGAGGAATTACCTCTTTCGATATGATGCACAATATACCGATTGCTTTGAGAGAATATCTTGTTAAAAATTTTGAAATTGTAATACCAAAGTGCCACAAGGAATCCATTTCATCTGATGGTACAATAAAGTGGCTATTAAGTACCGAAGAAAATGATTTAAGATTTCATATTGAGACGGTATATATACCTGAAAGAGAACGTGGTACATTGTGTGTATCTTCACAAGTTGGCTGTCCTATAAAATGCACATTTTGCCATACTGGCACTCAAAAATTTGCTAAAAATCTAACAACAGGAGAAATAATTGGCCAACTACTATTCGCTTACCAAAGACTAGAAACGCTAAGGATAAAGCAAACATTTACAAGTAACATATCCAATATCGTTTTTATGGGAATGGGAGAACCATTATTGAATTATAACAATGTTGTAAAAGCGATAACCATTATTATATCGGCTAAAATCTTTAATATAACTTCTAAAAGGATTACTGTATCAACGTCAGGTATAGTACCTAAAATTAAGGCCTTAGGAAATGACGTAAAAGTAAAGTTAGCAATCTCTTTGCATGCAGTAAAAGATGAAATAAGAAACCATCTAGTTCCTTTAAATAAAAAATATCCTATATCAATACTACTAGAAGCGTGTAGAGAGTATTATCAAACCACGAGAGAAAAGATAACTTTCGAGTATATAATGCTAGAAGGAGTTAATGATTCAGATGATGATGCTTATGCTATGATTAAAGTTGTACAAAACGTCAGCTGTAAAATTAACCTCATCCCTTTCAACAAATGGGATGGAAGTAACTATAATTCTTCAACTAGCGAACGAATTCAGCGATTTCAGCAAATTCTCAAAAATGCAGGATATATCACAACTATCAGAAAAAATAGAGGACAAGACATCATGGCAGCGTGCGGACAATTAAAGTCAAATTGCAATACAAGTTGCTAA
- a CDS encoding ParB/RepB/Spo0J family partition protein has product MRNTGHLGKGLSALISEASTSFTQAESIRGVSLLPLNVITFNPSQPRKTLDPDELNELASSIRQFGVLQPIIVRKIDDKLYQIIAGERRYHASKIAGLSEIPVMVKHSDELESMEIALVENIQRADLNTIEEAEAYRKFSTDFGYTHEMLAEKFGKSRSHIANTIRLLKLPEKVRKMIISGQISAGHARAMVCIDNPEEIASKIVEKNLTVRDVEKLVKSEIEDENSKKNTNISDDSLLEMEKLLSNALNTKVKISAGNKSYKLIITCKELNELDSLAFKITLGNSK; this is encoded by the coding sequence ATGCGCAACACTGGTCATCTAGGAAAGGGGCTATCGGCTTTAATCTCAGAGGCAAGCACTTCATTTACACAAGCAGAATCTATTAGAGGTGTGTCGCTCTTGCCTCTTAATGTAATTACATTTAACCCGTCACAACCACGAAAAACTCTAGATCCAGATGAACTAAATGAGTTAGCTTCTTCCATAAGACAATTTGGTGTATTACAACCAATTATTGTAAGAAAGATAGATGATAAATTATATCAAATTATAGCAGGCGAGAGACGATATCATGCCTCTAAGATAGCAGGACTTTCAGAAATTCCTGTAATGGTGAAACACTCTGATGAACTAGAGTCCATGGAAATTGCTTTAGTGGAAAATATACAGAGAGCTGATTTAAATACTATAGAAGAAGCAGAAGCATATAGGAAATTTTCTACCGATTTTGGGTATACTCATGAAATGCTCGCAGAGAAGTTTGGTAAAAGTAGAAGTCATATTGCTAACACGATAAGATTGCTTAAGTTACCAGAAAAAGTGAGGAAAATGATAATTAGTGGACAGATCAGTGCCGGACATGCTAGGGCAATGGTATGCATTGATAATCCCGAAGAAATAGCAAGTAAAATTGTGGAGAAAAATCTTACCGTAAGAGACGTAGAAAAGTTGGTAAAATCCGAAATAGAAGATGAAAATAGCAAAAAAAATACCAACATTTCAGACGATTCGTTATTAGAAATGGAAAAACTATTGAGCAACGCTCTTAATACGAAAGTAAAAATATCAGCAGGAAATAAGAGCTATAAATTAATAATTACATGCAAGGAATTAAATGAACTAGATAGTCTTGCATTTAAAATTACGCTCGGAAATTCTAAGTAA
- a CDS encoding NAD kinase has protein sequence MIICFAIDPDSSKALAIWTIIKEREKISEYYMLSIPNLDVSFREHYSGLKFSNIKCDVVVVIGGDGFMLRVIHALLEYRTKIYGINAGTVGFLLNKYIADVLMDDILTAKLIELPSLAMKVKHVDGSISVYHAVNEVSLIRQTRQSAKMEIYLNFMSMGNIVGDGVLIATPAGSTAYNFAAHGPILPLASRCIAITPVCVFRPRGWNGAVIEDTYKIEFNILESEKRPVSATADFWECRDVVTVSVSMSNIRPSILLFSNRESLDKRILNEQFGGIKLV, from the coding sequence ATGATTATATGTTTCGCTATAGATCCAGATTCTTCAAAGGCTCTAGCTATTTGGACTATTATAAAGGAGCGAGAAAAAATATCTGAATATTATATGCTTTCCATTCCTAATTTGGATGTGAGTTTCCGTGAGCATTATAGTGGACTAAAATTCAGCAACATCAAGTGTGATGTCGTTGTGGTTATAGGGGGAGATGGATTTATGCTAAGAGTAATTCATGCATTGCTTGAGTATCGTACTAAAATTTATGGGATTAATGCAGGTACCGTTGGTTTTTTACTTAATAAGTATATTGCCGATGTGTTGATGGATGATATATTGACGGCTAAACTGATAGAGTTACCGTCTTTAGCTATGAAAGTGAAGCATGTTGATGGTTCTATTAGTGTATATCACGCAGTAAATGAAGTGTCTTTAATTAGGCAAACTAGGCAAAGTGCTAAAATGGAGATATATCTGAATTTTATGAGTATGGGAAATATTGTTGGAGATGGTGTATTAATTGCTACTCCGGCTGGAAGTACTGCATACAATTTTGCTGCTCATGGCCCTATACTTCCATTGGCTTCAAGGTGTATTGCAATTACTCCGGTATGTGTATTTCGTCCACGTGGATGGAATGGAGCTGTTATAGAGGATACTTATAAAATAGAATTCAATATACTAGAGTCAGAAAAAAGACCTGTAAGTGCAACTGCTGATTTCTGGGAATGTAGAGATGTAGTTACGGTATCGGTAAGTATGAGTAACATACGTCCATCGATTTTATTATTTAGTAATAGAGAAAGTTTAGATAAAAGAATATTAAATGAACAATTTGGAGGTATTAAATTGGTTTAA
- the lon gene encoding endopeptidase La — MTTLKSLQSDRELRDKVENSTKKNRRNVAENATLYPVLPLRDIVMFPRMIVPLLIGRKSSLKALEVSTSEKLPLILITQKDAKDEEPEINDLYKVGSLSKTLQVFNGNDGGARLFAEGIERVKIVKFVKKDDYIAARVVKLKYKKLPSTHIKRAALLRDTLISAFTEYAKDYKKIPTDVVDNISKIGNEALLADAIAVHLTLTVSKKQVLLELTDIEKKLEKLLFHIEEEVEVMKTEHAIKERVQNQIRESHKNYYLTQQLKAIHQELGEEDPSKEYEELEKKIEQKKLSAEAKEKALSELKKLRHLNSMSSEAAIIKFYIECILDLPWNENLETEVDLEKAENILRNNHYGMEKVIERILEYLAVYKRTNNSYGSILLFVGPPGVGKTSVASSIAQALGRPLAKISLGGVRDDAEIKGHRRTYVGAIPGRIIHAMRKVRVSNPVILLDEIDKMGRDYRSDPASALLDVLDPVENKRFSDNYLELSYDISNVFFVATANSFDIPAPLLDRFEVIKISGYSEEEKYHIFIRHLLPKQREIHKITEDEVKISEEAVREVINGYTRESGVRHLERELTKICRKAVRTLANSVQKSIVVSEENLSVLLGAKKYQDNTINDGSRLGVVVGLAYTEYGGEVLELEAVLMPGKGNVQITGKLGDVMKESALTAIGYMRSMAQIVSVEPNVHSEKDIHLHVPDGATPKDGPSAGIAICTAIASVMLRIPVRNDVAMTGEVTLTGRVLPIGGLKEKLLAARRIGIKTVLIPHDNFKDLEDIQSYIHSDMKIIGVKSMEEVLKIALTKDIFTSQINDRVFVGTSSEIIV; from the coding sequence ATGACAACACTTAAAAGCTTGCAGAGCGATCGCGAACTTCGTGACAAAGTTGAAAACTCTACGAAGAAAAATCGTCGTAATGTTGCAGAAAATGCTACGTTATATCCCGTTTTACCACTTCGAGATATTGTAATGTTTCCTCGAATGATAGTTCCGCTCCTAATAGGTCGTAAATCATCTCTTAAAGCGTTGGAAGTTTCAACTTCTGAGAAGTTGCCGCTCATTTTGATTACTCAAAAGGATGCAAAAGATGAAGAGCCTGAGATAAATGACTTATATAAAGTTGGATCTCTTTCAAAAACTTTGCAGGTATTTAATGGAAATGATGGAGGTGCAAGGTTATTTGCAGAAGGTATAGAAAGAGTGAAAATAGTAAAATTCGTTAAGAAAGACGACTATATTGCTGCTCGTGTAGTGAAGTTAAAGTATAAAAAATTACCATCTACTCATATTAAGAGAGCTGCTTTACTGCGGGATACTTTGATTAGTGCTTTTACAGAATATGCAAAGGATTATAAAAAAATTCCAACCGATGTTGTTGATAATATATCGAAGATCGGTAATGAAGCACTATTAGCTGATGCGATAGCTGTACACCTCACTCTTACTGTTTCTAAAAAACAAGTTCTGCTAGAATTGACTGATATCGAAAAAAAACTGGAGAAATTACTTTTTCATATAGAGGAGGAGGTAGAAGTGATGAAAACTGAGCATGCGATCAAAGAAAGAGTTCAAAATCAAATTAGAGAGAGTCATAAAAATTACTATCTTACTCAGCAGTTAAAAGCTATTCATCAAGAACTAGGAGAAGAAGATCCAAGTAAAGAATACGAGGAATTGGAAAAAAAAATTGAGCAGAAAAAATTGTCTGCAGAAGCTAAAGAAAAGGCTCTTTCTGAACTCAAGAAACTACGGCACTTGAATTCTATGTCATCTGAGGCAGCTATTATCAAATTTTATATAGAATGCATACTTGATTTACCGTGGAATGAAAATTTGGAAACTGAAGTAGATTTAGAAAAAGCTGAAAATATATTGCGTAATAATCATTATGGAATGGAGAAAGTTATCGAGAGGATATTGGAATATCTTGCAGTGTATAAAAGAACTAACAATAGCTATGGTTCGATATTGCTTTTTGTTGGCCCTCCAGGTGTCGGAAAAACATCAGTAGCATCTTCTATAGCTCAAGCGTTAGGGCGTCCATTAGCAAAAATTTCGCTCGGTGGTGTTCGTGATGATGCGGAAATAAAAGGACATAGACGTACCTATGTTGGAGCTATACCTGGAAGAATTATACATGCTATGAGAAAGGTACGCGTTTCTAATCCAGTAATATTATTAGATGAAATAGATAAAATGGGAAGGGATTACAGAAGTGATCCTGCTTCAGCTCTTTTAGATGTACTAGATCCGGTTGAGAATAAAAGGTTTTCTGATAACTATTTGGAGCTATCATATGATATTTCTAATGTGTTCTTTGTGGCTACTGCAAATTCATTTGATATACCAGCACCACTTTTAGATCGTTTTGAGGTTATAAAAATTTCTGGATACTCAGAAGAAGAGAAATATCATATCTTCATCCGACATTTGTTACCTAAGCAAAGAGAAATACATAAAATTACCGAAGATGAAGTTAAAATATCAGAGGAGGCTGTTAGAGAAGTAATTAATGGTTATACTAGAGAGTCTGGAGTACGACATTTAGAGCGGGAATTGACTAAAATATGTAGAAAAGCTGTGAGAACATTAGCTAATTCAGTACAGAAAAGTATAGTAGTTTCTGAAGAAAATTTAAGTGTGCTTTTAGGCGCAAAGAAGTATCAAGATAATACTATAAATGATGGTTCTAGGCTTGGTGTAGTGGTAGGACTAGCATATACAGAATATGGTGGAGAGGTGCTGGAATTAGAAGCAGTGTTAATGCCAGGAAAGGGTAATGTACAAATTACTGGGAAGTTAGGTGATGTTATGAAGGAGTCCGCTTTGACGGCGATTGGGTATATGAGAAGTATGGCTCAAATTGTTTCAGTAGAGCCTAATGTGCATTCTGAAAAAGATATACATCTTCACGTACCTGATGGTGCTACACCAAAAGATGGACCATCAGCAGGAATTGCAATATGTACAGCAATAGCATCTGTAATGCTAAGAATACCCGTGCGTAATGATGTTGCAATGACAGGTGAGGTGACTTTGACTGGTAGAGTATTACCTATTGGAGGATTAAAAGAAAAATTACTGGCAGCAAGGAGAATAGGAATTAAAACTGTGCTTATTCCTCATGATAACTTCAAAGATCTAGAAGATATCCAAAGTTATATACATAGTGACATGAAGATTATAGGCGTTAAGTCTATGGAGGAAGTGTTGAAAATTGCTCTTACAAAGGATATATTCACCTCTCAAATAAATGATAGAGTATTCGTTGGAACTAGTAGTGAAATTATAGTATAG
- a CDS encoding septum formation initiator family protein, with the protein MKQYKVFLIYGLFLLYPMYHLFQGENSISAYFALDSNYVMVSHELKELKKRKYELEHELKLLKNDLSGDYMEETLRRVMGFSDEKEIIVFMGER; encoded by the coding sequence ATGAAACAGTATAAAGTTTTTCTTATATATGGGCTCTTTTTGCTTTATCCTATGTATCATCTTTTCCAAGGAGAGAATAGTATCAGCGCTTACTTTGCTTTAGATTCTAATTATGTGATGGTCTCACATGAGCTAAAAGAGCTCAAAAAGAGAAAGTATGAATTAGAGCATGAATTGAAGCTCTTAAAGAATGATCTATCAGGAGATTATATGGAAGAAACGCTAAGGAGAGTTATGGGATTTTCTGATGAAAAAGAGATTATAGTATTTATGGGAGAGCGATAA
- the rplV gene encoding 50S ribosomal protein L22 yields the protein MQNKIAVAKSAPIKTSAFKAGLVLSLVRGLDVHVALLQLQFSRKKIAYDVHKLVRSAIANAEHNCNMDIDRLYISKILVNHAFYLKRFMPRAKGRANRIMKPFSRICLELSERQA from the coding sequence ATGCAGAATAAGATCGCGGTTGCAAAAAGTGCCCCTATTAAAACAAGTGCATTCAAGGCTGGTTTAGTCCTTTCTCTTGTAAGAGGATTAGATGTCCATGTCGCGTTATTACAACTACAATTTTCCAGAAAAAAAATTGCATATGATGTACATAAGCTCGTACGTTCGGCAATTGCAAATGCTGAACATAACTGCAATATGGATATAGATAGACTCTATATAAGTAAAATACTTGTAAATCATGCATTTTACTTAAAAAGATTTATGCCACGCGCTAAGGGAAGAGCCAATAGAATTATGAAGCCATTTTCTAGAATATGCTTGGAGCTTTCTGAGAGGCAAGCATAG